From the genome of Glycine soja cultivar W05 chromosome 14, ASM419377v2, whole genome shotgun sequence:
GTCGGTGTTTCCCATATGGGATCCAATAGACATCTGGAATCTGGAGTCGGTCCAGGCGCTCCCTGTACGTCGATGTATGTATGCTCTTCACGGTCTTCTTCGTCGCAATCCACCTACAGGCACGCGGTGAATCCTCGTCGTAGTCTTGATAAGTAGTGGACTCCGCGACTAAGGGAAAGTGCTCATATATCCAGCACTATAGGGGTAACATCAAAATGATAAACATTAATAAgtctaacaaaatttaaagttaaacatTATCGAACCTCAACGAATGAAAAACATGTTTGTTACCTGCAGCAGTGTTATGTAACCGCCAAGTTGTCGACTACTGCTGATAGAAGCATCGTTCAGCTGGTCGTACATATGCACCCCCAATCGTACCTCCCGGACTGACTGAGGTCATGAAGGGCCTCCAAATACACAACATGAACattggttgcactcttgttagcaaacagagtgcaacccaaaagatgaagaagatatgCGCGAGCCGCAGCTGTCCAATGACCTGCTTGGCATCGGCGCTCGTAGATATCACGTACCCATTGCAGGTGTACATACGATCCACGAAACTGCCCTGTCTCAACCCTGGCAGCCTCTGTAGAGACCATCAATAAGTCCACCAGCATCAGAACCGCATCATCCACGTGCAAGGGCTGAAAGATGTGCAAGTTGCCAACCACGGGCAGATGCAGAAGTGAGGAGACGTCATCTAGCGTGATCGTCACCTCTCCCACAGAGAGATGGAAACTAGATGTCTCCCAATGCCACCGCTCGAAAAACGAGGACAAAAGTCCCCGATCGCCAGTGTCTACTGAACACGCGATCAGAGGACTTAGTCCTGTCCCAGCAACTAGTCCCTCAATGGCAGAGACAGACCTGCCTAAACTATGGACCTTCCTCCCATGAGAGGATAACTTCAACTCAGGacgctcctgaattgaagtataaaggaacgcaaaattcgttaaaatcatcatttaaaggaaaactaattttaatcatAAAGTATAACTAccaagtaactaaaaataaatattataaatacctctCTCGTCCATACACCGCAAGCAACATGATCCGCATACTGGGTCAGCACGGATGGGTCGCTCGGACCCCCCGAAAATCCCTCATGTTCATCCTCAGCAGCCTGGGTGCCTATGTCTGCAGGAATGTCTGTCCCAGTGTCCTCTACATCAGCTGGTGCCATCGGGTCATCCGGAACTACGTCAGCCTCTACATCTGGCGTAGGGAGCACTGGCTCATCGTGCGCCGTAGTCACAGGTACTCGCTGCCTCCGTGCGGATGCGGTATGTCGTTGACGTTGTGGAGCATCATCGGAATCATCACGATCTCCTCTGCCAGTAACGTGACCTAAGGCACGACCTAATCCTCTGGTCCTAACCATGATCTACAAATCAATACCACAAATTCCATCACTGATTTCATTGACTCAAATTTCATTGGTCTAACGCAAATTTCATCGACTCAAAGTCACGCAAGTTGTCAGGATTTCATTGACTTTAGGGCTGTCATTCAGTCTATTATTTATTTGCAAAGTTGTCAgcattacatttatttatttgaaaagtttagtttaaatgtgtattttttagaaattttagacaattaaaaatctatcaaaCCAACCAGAATATATGCCATACCTCGTACATTTGTAATAATGCATGTATTAGAGGTATGCACCATATTCACCAAGCAGAATATATGTCATTCCTCGTACAATTGGTAGTGGCTCAGTTCCTAGGGTTTCCTTTGAGAGGAACAGTTCTTGAATTTGCAAGAACGTGGTATATATGATCCTATGCCACCTAGTTCCATTTTCCTAAGCAAGCAAGAAAGAAAGTACCAATGGTGGGGGAGAGGTCATTGATGGAGTTAGAGTTGGAGATGAAGCTGAGAAGAAGACTACTCTTGCCAACACTAGAATCACCAATCAACAAAACCTTAAAGTAGTAACTGTAGTTGCTACTTTCAACTCTTGAAGCAGAACccatgttttctttctttctttttgtagcTTCCAAACTGACCAAGAATCACTCCACCATGATGATTATCGCTCACTTTCAAGAattgagaaacaaaaaaggaagagaagagaagatgaGACAAGGAGGTGAAGTTGGCAGGTAGTCCAAGCGGTTGAGAGTTTGGTCTAGGAAAGAAAACCTGTTGAGAATGGTTAGGACAAATGTCCTCTTTCGTATGCACTTTTTTTAATGTGTCATAGATTGGATTGAGTCCACGCATCGTTTCTTGTTGCACACAACATTTCTTTCAAGCATGTCGGCCATATTAGAGTTTTGTCTCCTTCCCACTCAAAACACACACTCTCCCCCCACTTGATTAACTTTCCCACACCATCATCATTTTTACTACTTCCTTTTTCTTAACTACTCACTCCATTTTATATTCCTTTATGTCCATGTAtaagaattaataaaaattaattttaacctaTATGTTTTAATAGAATTAGCTAAGGTTTTTTAAGTTTCTCTCTAAgtttaaaactctttaaaatatgatttttttttacagatttgaaatatattttttagcatGAACAATGACTGATTTTTTATCctagattaaataaatattttgatattcttaactaattttttttctcttaatattaTTTACCTATAATTGAGGGTAATCAGTAAATACGAAGGGATACTTACATGTGACTATAGCTTTGGTTAGCttctttatattgtttttagGTATGAATAAATCTAACCAGGAATGCATTTCACATGGATAGGGATTTGTAACAGATTTTAGGTACCCACGGTAccatgataatatatattttgtttgctgtttttttatatataaaaaatatctatttatccacatttcactaaaaatattttatgcagACATGTTTGTCCTAATCATGTTACTTTTGAACTTAATTTGCTGAGGTTGTCTAGGCGTTTGAATCAGTTTTTCGATACGACATTCAGTTCTAAGTGGCAATTACATAAAAGGAAATTACATATTTGcattaaatcaaattgaaataattaatattctccaaaatgacattatttatcaaatatttagcaTACATTCAGAGGTGATCCTAATAACCAAAAttcctaatttaaaaaaaaactcacaatgtatcaaatatttggcaatttttaaaatgaagttgtgagtcttacggatcaactaGATCCGTAACACTCACATCTCCACTTTCAAATCAGCATTCTACACTATCGCcggcaacaatggtggaaacGACATGGTCACGGCGCTTACCTCGACGGTGGACAGTGACGAAGCTCCCTCGACGGTGAACGACGGCGTTGCTCTTCGCGGAAGCCTCCTCAATGCACCACGGCAACCTCCTATTCACGGAAACAATGGTGGCAAGCTCctcaacgaagaagaagaagaacctctTCCCGCAACCTCCTCTTAACgacaacgaagaagaagaaaacgaaaACGACTGGTGACGTGAGAGAGTCTCGCGTTAAtgcaggaagaagaagcagaaagCTTATGaggaagaacaaaagaaaaccgCAGGAACAAGAAGCAAAAACGCAGGCAAGGTGGGAGAGAGAGTCTCgcgttaattttaaaaaaaaaataagtgaggggtatgtgaatgtatgtatacatgattttgatgatgtcaaaagaagaatcaaacaaggctcagaagaatcaaacaaggctcattttgcttcaagattaatacaagattgtttcaacaaacaaagccttgattcaagatttcttcaagatcaagccttgcctcaaaatgaaaggtttcaagtcattcaaggcacatgtaatcgattaccaatacatgtaatcgattaccaatggtttgaaagtgtgtaatcgattacacatcatatgtaatcgattaccagagactctgaacgttgagaattcaaattttaaatgaagggtcacaactattcaagaaaaacaactgtgtaatcgattacactaattctgtaatcgattaccagagaggattttcaaggaatattgccaacagtcatatcttttcattagatttgtgaatggccatcaaaggcctataaata
Proteins encoded in this window:
- the LOC114383868 gene encoding uncharacterized protein LOC114383868, producing MRGLNPIYDTLKKVHTKEDICPNHSQQVFFPRPNSQPLGLPANFTSLSHLLFSSFFVSQFLKVSDNHHGGVILVLARVVFFSASSPTLTPSMTSPPPLIMVRTRGLGRALGHVTGRGDRDDSDDAPQRQRHTASARRQRVPVTTAHDEPVLPTPDVEADVVPDDPMAPADVEDTGTDIPADIGTQAAEDEHEGFSGGPSDPSVLTQYADHVACGVWTREERPELKLSSHGRKVHSLGRSVSAIEGLVAGTGLSPLIACSVDTGDRGLLSSFFERWHWETSSFHLSVGEVTITLDDVSSLLHLPVVGNLHIFQPLHVDDAVLMLVDLLMVSTEAARVETGQFRGSYVHLQWSVREVRLGVHMYDQLNDASISSSRQLGGYITLLQCWIYEHFPLVAESTTYQDYDEDSPRACRWIATKKTVKSIHTSTYRERLDRLQIPDVYWIPYGKHRPVRDFHMISCYSGLLHWGPIAVYY